The following are from one region of the Nicotiana sylvestris unplaced genomic scaffold, ASM39365v2 Un00134, whole genome shotgun sequence genome:
- the LOC138884866 gene encoding uncharacterized mitochondrial protein AtMg00820-like, whose product MPPDSVVHGQSTSIASSSPLGVPLCEDSSSYNMSDTSAAPSRPGNSIVPPMHGMVTRAQTGYLKPKRPFSFLATTLVSPEPSCYSQAAKDVNWHRAMSEEYNALIQNGTWQLIPPSPSQNVIGCRWVCKTKLKADESLDRYKARLVAKGYHQRPGVDFLDTCHPVIMSATIRLLLSLAVTNQWHTTQLDISNAFLYSHLDEIVYMSQPPGFVDPTRPDHFAVRDLGTPSYFLG is encoded by the coding sequence ATGCCACCTGATAGTGTTGTTCATGGACAAAGTACTAGTATTGCCTCTTCATCTCCACTGGGCGTCCCTCTGTGTGAAGACTCATCCTCTTATAATATGTCTGATACATCAGCTGCTCCATCTAGACCTGGAAACTCCATTGTTCCACCCATGCATGGAATGGTTACAAGAGCACAAACAGGCTACTTGAAACCGAAGCGACCCTTTTCCTTTTTGGCAACTACATTAGTCTCACCTGAGCCCTCTTGCTATTCACAAGCTGCTAAGGATGTTAATTGGCATCGAGCTATGTCGGAAGAGTATAATGCTCTCATTCAAAATGGCACATGGCAACTAATTCCTCCTTCACCATCCCAAAATGTGATTGGTTGCAGGTGGGTGTGTAAAACAAAGTTGAAGGCAGATGAATCTTTGGATCGTTacaaagcacgacttgtggctaaGGGTTATCATCAACGTCCGGGAGTAGATTTTCTTGATACATGCCACCCAGTTATCATGTCTGCAACCATTCGGTTATTGCTATCGCTAGCTGTCACAAATCAGTGGCATACCACCCAGCTGGATATCTCCAATGCATTTCTTTATAGTCATCTCGACGAGATAGTTTATATGTCCCAGCCCCCCGGGTTCGTTGATCCTACTCGACCAGACCAT